The Diceros bicornis minor isolate mBicDic1 chromosome 26, mDicBic1.mat.cur, whole genome shotgun sequence sequence gccacttgTGAGCTAAGTGGTTTCTGCAAAATCACAGTCTCCCGGTGTTTCTCTGGCCTTTCTAACCATTCTCCATTGTAagctcctcctcctttccttaaCCAGTAAATGTCATTCATTAAGGCTCAGTCCTctgccctgtgttttcttctgctccatgCTCTCCCTCCACACCCTCCATCAGCAATTATCATCCACACACCCATGACTTacaaatctctatctccagccAGACTTCTCTAATCTCCAGATCTTTATATCCATCACCAGATGTCTCAACATGGCCAAGGCTAAAGTCATAATCTCCCCTCCAAATCCTTttccagcattctctctcagcgaATGGTGCCACCATCTCTCCCATCTCTGAGCAAAACCAGAACACCCAGGCATCATTCTAACActtccctcttctccaccccTCATAACCAATCCATCACCCCAATCCTACTGATTTTAAATCCAAAATACCCCTTGAATCTATCCATTTCTCTCTACTGCGACCATCCTAGATCAAGTGACCATCATCTCCCACAGCCTAATGCAGCATCCACCCTAATGCAACATGCCACATTCTCTCTCGTCCTCTAAAGAGCAATCTTTCCTCCTTCCCACTGAAAGCCTTTAATGGCTTCCTATTCCTCTTAGGATAAAGACTCAAGTCCCTAAAGAGGCCCACAAGGCCTTCCGCAGTCTAGCCTCCATTAcacaccttcctcctctccctctctgggaTCTAGATCTGACCTGTCCAATACGGCAGCTGCTAGTTACACGTGACCATTTAcactaaattaattaaattaaaattttaattcctcAATCAAACAAGCTACACGTGGATAGTGgccactgtattggacagcatagaTTTACAGAGCATTTCCATACTCACAGATAGTTCTATTGAGCAATGTTAGTCGAGATACTGTGGTCTGGGTCCTGGAACATGCCTTACTCCCTCGTGACACAAAGCCAAATCCTTACAATAACCACATTACTGATAGATATGGCTCAGAGAGCTTAGGTTACTTGCCCAAGGCGACAGAGGAGGTAGGTAGAGTGATATCCAGATCTGCTTGACTTTAGGAGAAGACTGTGAGCTGCTGCACTTTTACTTGGGCCCATGGAAATCACTGACAGGTTTTCAGTTGGAGAATAACCTGATTTGTGTTTTCAAATGGGACAACGTGGAATCCAGGAATAGATCCAAATACATTTGgaaatttagtatatgataaagaTGATATTTTAGATCAGTAGGAAATTTTGTGTTATTCAATGACTATTGTTGAGAGAATTGGGTAgccatttgaaaaaaatctaaaactaaaTCTATATATCACTCCTTCCATCAAATTAAATTCCAGATTGCtccccaatttaaaaatataacactgaaaccatggaaaaacTAGAAGATACTGTGGGAGAGTTTGCTTTCTAAACTTGGAGCGGGAAAGCCCCTTTGTAAAGCATGACAGAAACTCTAGAAACTATGAAAAGAAATACTGATAAATTTGGaccacacaaaattttaaaagttctgcgGAATAAATCCCATCACAAAAGCAAAAGCCAAACAGCAGACTTGGACCAGGCATTTGGGAGAGAGTTGGTCTATTTtaatggttaagagcatgagCATTAGATCAGACTGTCTCGGTTGGAATCTTGGCTCCACCTCTTACGAGCTTagcaactttgggcaagtcacttcacttctctgtgcctcaatttcctcaactgtaaaatgggggaaattaTAGTACAGAGCTCAAGGagatgttatgaggattaaacggGTTCATGCATATAACATGTTTAGAGCTGGGGCTGGTACAACATGAGCTCTCAATAAGTCAAATGCATATTATTAGACTATTGTTATGACCAGaaaagagtttggactttatccagAGGACAATGAGGGCTATGAAGTGTTTAAGCAAGagaatgacatgatcagatttgtgttctAACATCATCAGTCTGGCTGAAGTGTGGGGGCTGGAGTGGAGAGAAACAAGGGGAGAAGCTGGAAGACCATTAGGAGACTTTTGCAGGAGTCCAGGGAAGAGGTTTGGACTATAGGACGGGattgatggagatgaagagaagGAATGGAGTATAAAGAAAGTGGCAGACAgctgcttctttctccctccctcaaaACTTTGACCTTGGGCTACAGAGAATTATGTCATTTAGTCCTCAGGTCTTTCTAAGAACCAGCCACCAAGTAGGATTAGACATGCAAAGATTTATTAGGGAAAATGCCTGTGAAGGAAAACAGAGAGGATGCTGAGGGAGACTCAGAGAGCCCTCACGCTATGATGTAGGTCTGACcctttggaaggaaggaaggttgggTGAAAGAGTCCAGTGGAGTTGTTAGAAAGTCCATCAAAGTCATCCATCAGAGAAGTCCTACAGCTCCCAGAAGTGGGCTTGCCTTAGCATCCCTGACACATTGAGTTATTTGTTAGGAGCAGTGTGTGAGAAACTGCTCAGCATCAGCACGCATACGTTGATGGATTTCAGAGCAAGGCAGCTGCAGCTGTCAGTCAATTACACTCCCTGTCTTTGTAGACAGGAGACCTTCATGGCGGCCACATTCCCATATTCCACCCACAGGCTAATCTGCCCAGCCACCCATAATTATTAAGTGCCTAGATTATGGATTACACTTGTCACCATGGTGTGTTCCTTTTATGCAAGAGGAAAATTgtgctatttatatttattaagtgcctacatCACAGAAGCGACCGCCCTCcaatgttttccttcttttgtccAAGGGAAAAATTGTGAACCGCCAGGAGCTTATTTATGACACTACTAGCAAACAAGTCCTCAATCAAGTCATAAAACAGCACCTCACGGATTTTGTTATAGAATTCAACACTGAGGTCAGTGAGCAAAGGTTCCCGGGGAGAAGGGGAGCTGGGGCAGCTGTGTGCATGGAATGACCACTTTTCCTTGCAATTTCAGAATAAGGATCTGATTTATGATTTGAACATCCTGAATCATATGCTGCTCTTCGTCTCCAAAAGCTCTAAGTCATTTGGTACAATAATGCAGCATTACAAGTTGGCACTGAAGGAATTCCAAAACAAGGTTTGTGGAAGATGCCATGGTCTTCGGGGCTCTTAGGTGGGGATCCAAACGTGTAGAACCTGATGCCACTCACCTGCCCTGCTGACTATAAATTGAGCCAGGAAGGATTTGCATTTGCATAcccatttcctgatttcaatatAGATGCTGTATATTATCCACCATTTAATTTTAAACCAGCCTCTTCCCTTCTTCCCGTCCAGTGTCTCTTCCTTTCTTGCCAAACCCATGCTCTTTCTTGTCCCACCTCTCTCATGTCTACTGTGCGAACATGACAGCTCAGCTGCTTTTCTGATGGACTGAGCGTGGGTGACTGCATTGTGGGTCGCATTTGGCCCGAAGGTGAGGAGGACGAAAGACCACTCCTGCTTGAGGTCAGGGAGTATGAAAAGCCTGAAGGGGTGACACAGCACAGATGGTCTGAAAAGTAATTGCTGAGAGTCTGGGCTTTAGCATcgcacagacctgggttcaaattctccTCCTCTTACAAGAGATTTTGTCTTAGgtgagtttcttaacctctcagtCTCAGTCGCCTCATGTGTAAAACGGAGAGTTGTGGTAAGAATTGGAGGTGCTAGATGTAAAGCAATGAGCAAATGTATAATAAACAGTGCTTCTTATtgctatcattatcatcattagaAACAGATCTGTTTTTCCTAAGCGCTATACCCAAATTTATGTAGTTATCACCACTTGGGCTATGGGGGCTGTTTACTTCATTCTTCTCTTTATTCTTATAAGTAGTACAGTAAtggcagatttttttcttttgaagaaaattattctaaaaatcaaatgaaacaaTTAACAATGTTGAAAcctggggccgacccggtggcatagtggttaagttcacatgctctgcttcggtgcccagggttcacaggtttggatcccgagtgcagacttatatgcactgctcatcaagccatgctgtggcaggcatcccacatataaaatagaggaagattggcaacagatgttagctcaggactaatcttccttactaaaaacaaaaaaataaaagttgaaacCCAGAATAAGCACAGAGTAAAGCCACTAGAGCATCAACATATTTAATGTCCACGCTATATCCCACCACACTGTTCTCCAGGAAGGTTGCTCCAATTACAGAAATAATTCTGGTGAACGTATTTCCTGGTTTAGTCCATTTTAAACTTTAATATTCTTGATGTAATTAAAGTGATCACAATCTGATTGCTTTCCCTCTATTTCTCCTATGTTATAACAGTCAATATTCAGCCATATTTccttcttgattattttttttatttaactctttaatcTAGGTGGAATTTATTCTGGCATATACTCTGACATGAGGTTCTAAATTGCCTTTACCCACCACTAGCAAGCTTCCCAAATGCCATTTATTGATCGGGATCCATTTTAGAGCCAAAGATAAAGAGTTGGATGAATATTATTCCAACAGGCCATATCCCCCATGTCTTATCTTGTTCACTTCTagccaatatttgttgaaagtataCGAGACTGGTTTTCATAGGTCTGCTCTGTTTTTCATAGTCTCCTCATCCCCTAGAAGagcgtctggcacacagtagggccgTTCATATTTTGATCGGTGAGTGACCTGAGAGTGTCTGATGCCAAGTGCCTGCTGCAGcctctaactggtctccttgcttccacTCTTGTTTCTTCTCTGCAACcagaataatcttttaaaaattatcatgtcACTCTCCAGCTTCCTATCTTCAGTGGCCTCCCATCTCGTTCAGACAAAACCCAAGCTCCATGCTGGAGCTCTGACTTCATCTCTGACTTTGTCTCCCATGACTCTCTCCCTCATGGTGCTAAAGCCACATTGGCCTTTCCTTTCTATTCTAGAACACTCTAAGATCCCCCCTCAACACCCCCTAGGCCCTCACATTGACAATTTCCACTGCCCGAATCAATGTTCCCCTGACTTGTTACTCATCGCCCAGGTCCCAGCTAAAGTGTCACCACCTCAGATACTCCTCCTGAACTTCCCACCTAATACTGAGCCCCTAGCTCACCCCATCTGTGCAGTCACTCTATCACAGTGCCCTGTTTTATGGTCTAGTTGGCACTCACTGCTATCcgaatttattaatttgtttacgcattttgtctgtcttctccactagaaCATAAGCTTCATAAGGGCACAGATTTTGTCCGCCTTGGACAGCGTGCTTACCAAAATGCCTAGTAGGCACTCCatgaatgtctgttgaatgaatgagtgaatgaagtcaTGAATTTCCTTGATAGAAGAATaattcagaagaataataataattgacaTGTATTGAACATTTTCTACAACCCAGTCACTGAGCTAAGCTTTTACATACCTTGTCCTGTTTAATTCTTAGCAACGCTATTACATGGGTACTATTATAATCAccactttatagataaggaaactgaggcacagagagggggaGTTACTCTTTTGCTCAAGGAACTGGGATGAAACCTCAGGACATCCTGACTTGCTACGGTTGTGTGGCTGGTGCCCTGCACAAGGATGGTGACACCAGGCTGATGGCTGATGCCCCTCTGTGCACTGGGGTGCAGGGCTGCATCTGCCTGGTGGAAGGGACCTGTGTCAAGTCTTTCAGACGCACCCCACAGACCCTGCTACTTGCATTCCCTTAGTGCCCTCCCACAACTTCCCAATGCTTTCTCTCCTTGGTAAGGGATTCCTTACCCAATTTCAATTCCTTACCTTTTCATGGCCTGGAATCCAGAGAGACACAGGTTTCACTTGATTTGGCAGATCCTTTTCATCCTTGTGGACGCAGATGAACCCAGAAACAGACATGTCTTCAAACACTTCCGGATCACAGAGGTCAACATTCCATCTGTCCAGATCCTAAACTTAAGCTCTGATGCAAGGTACAAAATGCCTTCTGAGGAGATAACCTACGAAAACCTCAAGAAATTCGGCGGCAGCTTTCTGAATAAAATTGCCAAGGTAAGTTTGTTCTTAGACAAAGTTCATCCAGAACCTGAAAATCACCCCTCTTTGGTAATTCTGCTGGCGTTAGTCATCTGAATTGGGAGGCAGGATAAAGGTCAACCTCACGGTTCAATGTGGGGAAATACTTCCATCCCCCCACCTCAAATCTATTCAACTTTTGACCTGTCTTGACTCTAGAATTCCACCATAATTCTTTATTCTTAAAGTAAAGGCATTTCCTCTGCAGCAATTTCCAACTGAAATGCAGGTGCTCCCAGGGCTAACATCCTCTGAAAGGAGGCTCTTACTCTCCTTTCAAACTCTAATGTGAAAGATTTACTTGGCCCAAGGGGAGATGCttgctttgggggagaaaagggggTGGATGTATTCAGCAATCAGCATTTAACCTCACAGGCTTTAGAGACATTTGTTTGAGGGGTTAGAAGGGAGCCTGTTTTGCTAAAAGGGAGAAGAGGCTGCAAAAGGATGGCTACGTAACACAACATCACCtgctgtttattgagcacttactgtatccCCAACACCCTGCCTCACTTGGGTGACcagatttcttattttctaaatggggacacttttgagagtaatGGGGAATTCTTTAAAAGTATTGCTGGAACACCAGGAATAAATTGAGACTCTCCGGACAAACCAGAATGTATGGTCACCTTACCTCTGAGGGCTCTCATTACCTTCCGTCTGCTCCCCCACAGCCACTGCTTCCCCTGCAGCCTTCTCAACTGAAAGCTGTTGTTTCTCTTATGCACATCATCACAGGCCAAGTGGTGAGGTTGGTGTCCTCCAGGCTGCTTCCAAACCATATGTCCTCCTCCTGCCTTCAACAACTCCAGATCCTTTGGAGCCCCTGCCTTTGGAGTTTAGACCGCCTGATCCCACCCCCTGTTGCTGTCCTCTGATCACCTCCCTTTCACCCCCTCAGGACTTAAGCTCTCACTTGCCCTTCATCCCTACTCTTCCATCATTTCCATCTTTCTGTCATTTGGATATTGACATTGGGAATGTCAATATCCAAAATCCTGGTCTTTTCTCCCACAATTGGTGTGTCCATGCCGTCTCAGTCACTCGCTCTCATGGCCACACTCTAGAGATGGCAGCCCCTCTGAAAGCATGGTTGCAAGCTTCCCATCATGTTAAGATCTCTTCTCTAGTACCCACACTGCTACAATTCCTTACCCTTTAGTGGCCTCCAACCTCCCGATCCCATTTCACAATCTCGTTAGTGCCcttcttcatgaacttggattcCATGGTTCATCACTCCGATCATAATCCCCTTAGCTCCTTTATCCCCTCCACCTTCTACCTCCTCTACACCCTGTAGTATTTACCAGGCAAAATCACAACCCCAGTTGAACTCACGTACCTTCCCTACTGTTTCCAGGCCTATCCTGGAGAAAAAAACTTCACCGTGAGGCAGGCTGGCTTCATGGAATCACAAACCAAACTATGGGCTCTTAGAAATGTCCTAATATCTCTATGTAAGTTTCTCTTAGTGTGTTCATTCTCTTAATCTCTGAATCTATTTCTCTTCATACCCCATTCCTACTTTCGGTCTCAGCTGAGTACTTGACCCATGtatcattaagaaaatagaaggTTCAGACAGGGGCCCCCTCACTTTCCATAACTACATCTACAAACCTACCTGGAGCTCTacccatcctctctctcttccctccagttATACCTCAGAAGGTGTCTGTCTCCTTCTCCAGGGCCAACAGGTCCTCTTGTGCTCTTGAAATAAAGATGAGCATCCTTCACATGAGCAATGAGATCTGCCTGATCTGATTCCTAATTCTCCATCATGTTCACCATTTCCCATCTCCTATGCCCAGCCCCCACTCCCCTTTATGCTCTCTTGGAAAGAATCTTCAGGTCATTTCCAGAGGCTGGGGTGGGAATGAGAGAGGGCAATGCGGGAGATAAGGCTGGTGAGCTGAGCAGACCCGACAGCAAGGACTTGTACACATATTAAGGATTTGGTATCCTAAAAGCAACTGGAAGCTGCATTTGCATGGGGAAAGCAGAACCCTGCTTGTAGGAGAATAAAGTTATGGAGAGTATTAGGAGGAGATGCAGAGAGAACACTAGGAGGCTAGTACAGTGATCTAGATGAgagaggaaggcttcctggactGGGGTAGTAGCAGTGCAGGGAAAAGAGATATTCAGGAAGCAATGGCTGTAGAGAAAAATATAGGTTCTGAAATTTATACCACTTCCTTCAAAGAGAAGCAAGAgcttggttcattcattcattcattcacaaaatatttattgaggtcctactatgtaccaggcagcGGATACTCAGTGACGAGAGAAGAAAAGTCCCTTGTGACATTCTGTCTAGTGTGGTAGAGACACATTAATCAAATaaccagaaaaacaaatataaatgatAAACCTGAATAAGTGATACAAGGACAAGTACCAAGTGTTACAAGAAGATAGGGGAGCAGGATCTGACCTAGTCTGAGTGAGAGTCAGGGAAGTCCTCCCTTGAGGTCATTCTGAAGGATAAATCTGAGTTAACCAGATGGAGAAGGGAATGTAGGAATGAGGAGTGGGGGAGCCCTCAAGCCAAGGCCTGAGGtgggaggaaggctggccctTTGGGGTATAGAAGACCAGTATGGCTGAAGAAAGCAAGGGAATGGTGATGAGCTTGGAGAGGTTGGCAGGAACCAAAGTGTGATAAGGATTTTCTAGGTCATGTAAATTATCTTGGTTTTCATGCTCAGAGTAACTGGGGACAGCTAATTTTTTGCAGGGGGAACAAACTAGGTAAGATGTTAAAGACGTGAGCCCCACTCTCATCTAAGAATTCCCAGAATTGTGTATTTGAGATGCTAGAGTCCATCCCAGTTTGgagccctgcctcctcctcagcCCTCTGATCCCAACTGGCCCTGGACAATCCAGGCTTGACATCAAGCTCATGATCTGTCTCAGCATTTCAAGCTTCTTCCCAAGTCTCTTCCTGTAAGAACAAGAGAAGACTTGCCATTGTTTCCAGTCAGGGCTGGGAGACCCAACTGCCAACTTCTTTCTGGAGACTCTTAGACCTTTCAAATTTGCTTCCTAGAAACATCAATCCAGTGAAGAGATTCCAAAATATTGGGACCAGGGGCCAGTTAAGCAGCTCGTTGGGAAGAACTTCAACATCATTGTCTTTGACAAGGAAAGGGACGTATTTGTGATGTTCTGTAAGTACTTCCATAGAGGCCACAGAAGGCAGTGGCCCTGACTTTACAAGGTGGCTCCTGAATTCTTGGGCACCAAAATATCCAATATCTGTCAAAGCACCATGCCACAAATGGTCTTCAGACATCCAAAGAGTTTGGATCAAGATCCTTAATCAGCTACAATGCAACTCTCCTCAAAAATTGAATTCTTGGAACGTGTAGAACACCATGCACATAATCCAGGCCTGTggctatttataaaataataatgttgatgGTCAACATTGATTGAACACCATGGTACACCAGGCCTTGTGCTGAGCCATTCtatacattatctcacttaatcctcacaacatagTTTTGAAAGTAGCTACTATTATtgctcccactttacagatgactAAATAGAGTCCCAGGGAGGTGAAGAAACTTTTCCAAAGTCAGGCAGCTAGTAAGTGCCGGAACTGGGATTGAAACCTAAGCACCTGACCCCAGGGCCTCTGCTGGTAACTGCTGTACCGAATTCCCCTGCTTCTGGCTTTATGTGACTTACCAAATGTCCTGTATTTAACCTACCGGAGTTTGTGTGGCCAAACTGGGGACCCAAATCATGCATGTAAAGGACTTAGCACGGTGTCTGGCATATCGTAAGCACTTGACAAGAGACagctattgttgctattattattcccattgttGTAATTATTTCCAGTGCTCACCTAAGGACTCTGGCCCTTTCTCCACTGTTTCTGACTTGCTTGTGAGAGCCAAAGCTAGGGACCTTGTCTCCCactctgagacacagagaagggtGACAAGGAAGTTACCTCAGACATCTCTTTTATTTAACAGACATGGTTACCACTTACTAAGCACATTCCATGAGCCAGACATGAGTTTGCTGTTGACACACCCGCTGTCATCGCCTCCTCAAAACAAGCCTCTTAGGAAGGTCCAGTGGATCTCCCCACGATACAGATGAGGGAACCTAGCCTTAGAGAGGTTAACTACCTTCCCCAGGTCAGACAGTCAGTAAGCTGCAAGGCAAAAAGTTCAGTTCGAGCTCTGATCCCATCCTTTCCTGGATGGTGAAACAAGGGCTGGATTGCATCATGCAGGCCTTGTAAAATCCCACTGAGATGGACTCTTATCCACAGGGCGAGGTGCTTAAGGTCTGCGTGGCTGAATAACCATGATCTGCTGCCTTTAAATGAGAGGCTGGGGCAGCCTTCCTGTACTTACCTGACACCCGGAGCCACGAGAGTGCCCATTTggctctggaaaaggcaaaagcaGCCTCATTTTCTTGGAAGCAGGGCTGTCAGATTGGCCCCCTGGGACTGCAGCCATTATGCCCCCTCCTGCTGCAGCCCAGGGCCCATCCGGCTCCGGGGAGCTGCGGGGGCTCTGCTGGGAGAGCAGGGGGTCCTGGAGGCACTGGATTTGTAGATGGAGGGCTGATCATCCAGACGTGGAGTGTCTGGGGCTGCTGAGGCCACTCCTCCCACACAGCCAGAAATGTCAATGGAACGATGAGCAGGCAAGGTTCAATTTCCCTTCCATGTTGGAGCTGGTCCCTGATTTCTCTCCAGAGGGCTAGGTGCCTGGGCCAGAATCAAAGCTCAAAGAACTCTCCACAAGGAAGTCCAGTGTCTCCTTTCTGGGGGTAGTGGTACTTGTCACAACCTCCTGTTCACTTCATAGGCACATTCTCCTCCACCAGATTGACAGGCAGTGTGGTATAATGGTCACAAGTCAAAGCAACCTGTCTTCAAACCCCACTTCCTCTGCTTAActcactgggtgaccttgggctacAAGTTTACCCTCCACTGGAAAACCTGTGctgtcacacacagacacacacacacgctttctGGCAGAGCATGAGGAAGCATTTAGCGTAAatatttttcttggttttcttcTTCAACTGGAGTGGAAAGCTACGTTAAAGGCAAAACAAAGAATAGGAGAAAACATCCCAACATGCTACAAGTGCTAGTGTCTGGGCAAAAAGAGAGagggttgatttttttctaatttatttaataacGATCAGGTACCATGTTTGAAATGTAAAATAACCTaatatactattaaaagaaaggagGAGTTCAATTTGCAAAGCAGCAGAAGCACTAGTAGAACCCAGTGATGGTGTTTATGGGGGAGTGCTGGCTTTCAGAGTCCTTATTACTGTGAGCATGAGCAACGGCCCTTCTCTTCCAGATGCGCCCTGGTCTGAGAGGTGCAGGGCGCTGTTCCCAGTGCTGGAGGAGTTGGGCAGAAAGTATCAAAACCACTCCACAGTCACCATTGCCAAGATTGACATCACGGCAAACGACATTCAGCTGATGAACCTGGACCGGTACCCCTTCTTCAGGCTCTTCCCCACCGACTCTCAACAAGTGAGGGGCTCTTGGGACTCACATAACTGGAAATGTTGTTGTGTTATTAGCACAGACTCGGTTTCTCCCTGTTTCCAGCTCTGCCTTCTATCAAATCAGCTTCATTCTCAACTCCAGCTCCTATTTCCCTCTCAAGTTCACATTAAAGAGTGTCTTCCATTAGCTTCCACAAAAGTCTCAAGACTCAAAGTGGGTCCAGCTTAGGTCAGTTGCCCATCCCTGACCCAGTCATCATGGATGGAGGAATTTTTATTATCCTTCTCTTAGATAATAAATGgtaatggaggctcagagaggttaaggaacctgCTCACTGTACTCAGGTTGTTAGGAATGTGACTCTGGGTTTACCTGAAGCAATCCCTGAGTATTCTGCAGGAAGAGGCTACCGTTTTGACCctgttctgttttcttcctaGGCTGTACCGTATAAGGGAGAACATACCATGAAGGGCTTTTTGGACTTCCTAGAAAGCCAAATCAAGACCAGGATTGAGGATGAAGATGAGGTAAGGTGAAACAGCAGTACCCTGGGTTATTCTGTCCCACACAGAATCATCAAGACCTCAATGGACTAGGAAAGAGTATGCCAAGAGTTTCATATTCTTGTGCACTCTGAGATACTTGAAGATGGTTAAACAACCAACCAGTCTGGAAGATTTTATTTCAAAGGCACTTACTCCAAGGAAGCAGAAATGGCAGATGTTAGAAACACTGGGAGGGGCAAAGGCTCTGAGGTCTCACACAGCTCCTAAGGCTGCTTCCCTGGATCCACTGTTCCTGAGTTGGTAACCAGATGTCTTGCTGGGATCCTACCCTGTGGCATTATTCTCCTGATGGACGGGATGACAATCTCCATTCTCTCCTAGTCCTGTTCATGCCTCAGTGAGGCCATCTGCTGGAAGATGCCATCTGTGTTAGCTAGGACCCTTCAGTTGCCAATGTCAGAAACACTACTCTTGGGCTTAGGCAACAATGGGCATTTATCCTACATAACTGGTAGAACATCAGGCATGGGTGGCTTCAGAAGCTCAAGCTCATTTTCTATCTCCCTATCTCTGTTTTCCTCTATGTTGGCTTCATTCCCAAGCAGTCATTTACACACGGAGAGTCAAAAATTGCCCCACAGCTCTAAACTAATATCCTCCCAGCTTAGAAAGAAAGCACCTACTTCTGAGTAGTCCCAGCAAATCTTCTGGGCAGATATCTCATTAGCAAGGCCTGGATCACATGCCCAGCCCCAGAGCTAGGCATGGGGGCAGCCACATCTGTGAAGTCAAGAGTGAAGGATGGGTGGTTCCCCAAAGGTCCTGTTATTGGAGGGTCAAAATCACAGTTGAGAATTACCCCACCCAAGCCAAATGAACCTTTGCATCTAAGAGGATCACCCAGGTGCCTCTTTCTGGGCCCTTCCAGAAAAAGTGACCTTGGCAATTACAATCACAATTATCACATATTTCTTGTCTCTTTCTTTatcctccttcttcccttccccccttccttcttttcttgaatAGCTATTGTCTGTTGAACAAACTGAAGTGATAGAAGAGGAAGTATTAGCTGAGGAAGAAGAGATACCTTTTATGGAGAAAGAGTCACCTGAGCAGAAGTTGCCTGAGCTGGACAATGGAACCAAGCTGGAACAGCCAGCTGGGCAGAAGGAAACAGCTGAGGAGAAGGTAGCTAAGCCAAAAGGACCTCTaagacaagagaagaaaccaAGAGTCAAGGAAGAACTGTAGCTTCTCCAAAGCCAGGAGGGAAGGTACCCATTTTCCAGGTCCTGGCATCATTTACTGAGTGGATCTACTCcaataaaattatatatcattgtggtgggtgggtgggggctggatAATAAAAGCCACTGAATATCTTTGGCCCTGTTTTACTCATTCCCACTTTTTCCTGGTTGGCGCTGCCTTAGAAGAGCTGTTTGGCTTGGAATGCAAACACGGCTGCAAGGGAAGCCATAATAGCAACATTTG is a genomic window containing:
- the PDILT gene encoding protein disulfide-isomerase-like protein of the testis, translated to MERLWRSLLLAASCVSTVQGSPELDVREASINTSQPVHILVERNLLVLTSAGLTHMLNQTRFLMVLFYNPSSKKSRNMAEELGKAVEIMGKGKNGVGFGKVDITVEKELQKEFDVKKTPDLKLFFEGNRSDPISCKGVVESAALVVWLRRQISQKAFLFTDTQQVLEFVKSRPLVVIGFFQDLEEEVAELFYDVIKDFPELTFGVIPITNAVGRFHVTLDSVLVFKQGKIVNRQELIYDTTSKQVLNQVIKQHLTDFVIEFNTENKDLIYDLNILNHMLLFVSKSSKSFGTIMQHYKLALKEFQNKILFILVDADEPRNRHVFKHFRITEVNIPSVQILNLSSDARYKMPSEEITYENLKKFGGSFLNKIAKKHQSSEEIPKYWDQGPVKQLVGKNFNIIVFDKERDVFVMFYAPWSERCRALFPVLEELGRKYQNHSTVTIAKIDITANDIQLMNLDRYPFFRLFPTDSQQAVPYKGEHTMKGFLDFLESQIKTRIEDEDELLSVEQTEVIEEEVLAEEEEIPFMEKESPEQKLPELDNGTKLEQPAGQKETAEEKVAKPKGPLRQEKKPRVKEEL